The following coding sequences are from one Leptospira mayottensis 200901116 window:
- the lptB gene encoding LPS export ABC transporter ATP-binding protein, which produces MSKTFRMDNLIKVYNKRKVVDGASFNIKKGEVVGLLGPNGAGKTTSFYMSVGFVRPDSGKVYIDGQDVTESPMHIRARLGVGYLAQEASIFRKLTVAENLEAILETMNLSRTEIIKRRDELLIELQIMRVANQKGYTLSGGERRRCEIARALVTNPDFILLDEPFAGVDPIAVKDIQTVIGSLKERGLGILITDHNVRETLKITDRAYIMYSGRILISGSTHDLVNDPETRRIYLGEDFTL; this is translated from the coding sequence ATGAGCAAAACCTTTCGAATGGATAACCTTATCAAGGTCTACAACAAAAGAAAGGTCGTAGACGGAGCCAGCTTCAATATCAAAAAAGGGGAAGTTGTCGGACTATTAGGTCCGAACGGAGCCGGTAAGACGACCTCTTTTTATATGTCAGTGGGCTTCGTAAGACCGGATTCCGGTAAAGTTTACATAGACGGACAAGACGTGACTGAATCTCCGATGCATATCCGCGCGAGACTCGGAGTCGGCTATCTCGCACAGGAAGCCTCTATTTTTCGCAAGTTGACCGTTGCGGAAAATCTGGAAGCGATTTTGGAAACGATGAATCTTTCCAGGACCGAGATTATAAAGCGAAGAGATGAACTTTTGATCGAACTTCAGATTATGAGAGTCGCCAATCAAAAAGGTTATACTCTTTCGGGCGGGGAAAGAAGACGTTGTGAGATTGCAAGAGCGCTTGTTACAAATCCGGATTTCATTCTTTTGGACGAACCGTTTGCCGGTGTGGATCCGATTGCGGTAAAAGATATTCAGACTGTAATCGGGTCTTTGAAAGAAAGAGGACTTGGAATTCTCATTACGGATCATAATGTCCGCGAAACTTTAAAGATTACGGATCGTGCATATATCATGTATAGTGGAAGAATTTTAATTTCCGGTTCCACTCACGATCTTGTAAACGATCCGGAGACTAGAAGAATCTATTTGGGCGAGGATTTTACACTGTGA
- the lptC gene encoding LPS export ABC transporter periplasmic protein LptC: MKNRINNRIFSLPVVCVFFILTFSYCKKVNYERVEKEKESGSSISIRNFKREAYDASGQLQWELRAEESYVYVNENKTIFYNIDFDQYEGGKFKSKLLAEKGEINHKTRLMLLEGKIFLRTEDNKTLIAKVMEYNMDTKKLVSDSEVTVSADGTTIRGIGLRADKDLNKFTILKPSAITQGGTNPLKAAGGL, encoded by the coding sequence ATGAAGAACAGAATCAACAATCGGATTTTTTCTCTTCCGGTTGTGTGCGTCTTTTTCATACTAACATTTTCCTATTGTAAAAAGGTAAATTACGAAAGGGTTGAAAAGGAAAAAGAGAGTGGCTCTTCGATTTCGATTCGGAACTTTAAAAGAGAAGCTTATGATGCAAGCGGTCAGCTTCAGTGGGAGTTAAGAGCGGAAGAATCCTATGTCTATGTAAATGAGAATAAAACAATATTCTACAATATCGATTTCGATCAGTATGAAGGTGGAAAGTTTAAATCCAAACTTTTAGCCGAAAAAGGCGAAATCAATCATAAGACAAGATTGATGCTCTTAGAAGGTAAAATTTTTCTAAGAACCGAAGATAATAAGACCCTCATTGCCAAGGTGATGGAATACAACATGGATACGAAAAAGTTGGTGTCCGATTCGGAAGTAACCGTAAGCGCGGATGGAACCACGATCCGTGGAATCGGACTCAGAGCGGATAAGGATCTAAATAAGTTCACGATCTTAAAACCGAGTGCAATTACACAGGGAGGTACCAATCCGTTGAAAGCGGCTGGGGGGCTATGA
- a CDS encoding CTP synthase, producing the protein MSRTKFIFVTGGVSSSLGKGVTVAALGCLLESRGYTVSLQKMDPYINIDPGTMSPYQHGEVYVTTDGAETDLDLGYYERFTHSKLSRKNSVSTGQIYNTVIQRERKGDYLGRTVQVVPHITNEIRNRMYIVAREENPDFIIVEIGGTVGDIESIPFLEAIRQIRYEHGTSNVLFVHLTLVPTITAAGEAKTKPTQHSVKELLGLGIQPDILVCRVSQPMTKEMKNKLSLFCNVKEENVISASDISTSIYEIPKMYKEEKLDEVVLKTMGMELRESNFSEWDKMIRRLLATKQTVQVAIVGKYISLQDAYRSIYESLSHGGIACDTKVEFVKIDPENLNKDNVQSSLKNVHGVLVPGGFGDRGIEGKILAIEYARTNGIPFFGICLGMQCAVVEYGRNVLKLKDANSTEIRPDTEYPVISLLEEQNDIEQMGATMRLGSYPCKIKKDTLSYSEYKSILVHERHRHRFEFTNRYRKQYEENGMVISGTSPDDSLVEIVEIPEHNWFVGVQFHPEFQSRPTKPHPLFAGFIRAAVKYSKKGSS; encoded by the coding sequence TTGTCGAGAACTAAGTTTATCTTTGTCACAGGAGGAGTGAGTTCCTCACTTGGAAAGGGGGTCACAGTTGCGGCTCTGGGTTGTTTATTGGAAAGTAGGGGATACACGGTCTCTCTCCAAAAAATGGACCCTTATATCAATATTGACCCGGGAACCATGAGTCCCTATCAACATGGAGAAGTTTATGTAACCACAGATGGAGCAGAAACCGATTTGGATCTTGGTTACTACGAGCGTTTTACTCATTCCAAACTGTCCCGCAAAAATTCCGTATCCACCGGTCAAATTTACAATACGGTCATTCAAAGAGAAAGGAAAGGGGATTACCTGGGTCGTACGGTTCAGGTAGTTCCTCATATCACGAACGAAATCCGAAACCGGATGTACATCGTTGCCAGAGAGGAGAATCCCGATTTTATCATCGTGGAGATCGGCGGGACCGTGGGCGACATCGAATCGATTCCGTTTTTAGAAGCGATTCGCCAGATACGTTACGAGCACGGAACTTCGAACGTGCTATTCGTCCATCTTACCCTGGTTCCAACTATTACCGCTGCTGGAGAAGCAAAGACAAAACCGACACAACATTCAGTCAAAGAATTGCTCGGGCTCGGAATTCAACCAGATATCCTAGTGTGTAGGGTTTCTCAGCCCATGACGAAGGAAATGAAAAACAAACTATCTCTTTTTTGCAACGTAAAAGAAGAGAACGTAATCTCTGCGAGTGATATATCCACATCTATCTACGAAATTCCTAAAATGTATAAGGAAGAAAAACTAGATGAAGTAGTTCTCAAAACGATGGGAATGGAACTTCGAGAATCTAATTTTTCCGAATGGGACAAGATGATAAGGAGACTACTCGCCACAAAACAAACCGTTCAAGTAGCGATTGTGGGCAAATACATTTCCTTACAAGACGCATATCGTTCCATTTATGAAAGCCTTTCCCATGGGGGAATTGCGTGCGATACCAAAGTAGAATTCGTCAAAATCGATCCTGAAAATTTAAATAAAGACAATGTCCAAAGTTCTTTGAAGAATGTTCACGGGGTTTTAGTGCCGGGTGGCTTTGGAGATCGTGGAATCGAGGGAAAAATTCTCGCGATCGAGTATGCAAGAACGAATGGAATTCCCTTTTTCGGAATCTGTCTCGGAATGCAATGTGCCGTCGTGGAATATGGAAGAAACGTTTTGAAACTCAAAGACGCCAATTCGACTGAAATCAGGCCGGATACCGAATATCCGGTGATCTCGCTTTTGGAAGAACAAAACGATATCGAACAGATGGGCGCAACGATGAGGTTAGGTTCTTATCCTTGTAAAATTAAAAAGGATACTCTTTCGTATTCCGAATACAAATCGATACTCGTTCACGAACGTCATAGACATAGATTCGAATTTACCAACCGCTATAGAAAACAATACGAAGAAAATGGGATGGTGATTTCGGGTACTTCTCCGGATGACAGTCTTGTAGAGATCGTGGAAATTCCGGAACACAATTGGTTTGTAGGGGTTCAGTTTCATCCCGAATTTCAATCCAGACCTACGAAACCTCATCCCTTATTTGCTGGATTTATCCGTGCGGCCGTGAAATACTCGAAGAAAGGATCATCATGA
- a CDS encoding HPr family phosphocarrier protein, translating to MKEILLKINENGTGMHARPASVFVNCASKFPCEITVVKDEVVVNGKSIMGLMMLALAPGNEFKIQVEGEKEDEALEALSNIVNNDFV from the coding sequence TTGAAAGAAATCCTCCTGAAAATTAATGAAAACGGCACTGGAATGCATGCAAGACCAGCGTCCGTATTTGTAAATTGCGCGTCCAAATTTCCTTGTGAAATCACAGTCGTCAAAGACGAGGTCGTCGTGAACGGAAAAAGTATTATGGGACTCATGATGCTCGCTCTTGCGCCCGGAAATGAATTTAAAATTCAAGTCGAGGGCGAAAAGGAAGACGAAGCCTTGGAGGCTCTGAGTAATATCGTAAACAACGATTTCGTTTAA
- a CDS encoding LptA/OstA family protein, which produces MIRKLLVLLSICITFFPYYGNVKPPLLVGSETADRKFVNVPPENPEKKDATSNFPTFWGGSSLTQEDKTVSGLKVTVFILDGGAWIQHKKVRLSANQIEIYGKDAFKGFLRGGVVVQDGDNGVTLRAGTGEYDKLEEKVTIKNRPRLFHTDKSGVRTVISATFIERNLANKTTLLKENVIIAHPQITILCKQALFEEDSDKITTDPDPILIAKDRYLTGKQLTFYTNINKVELAGESILFQNYTEKEVVENKGKKDPPDTEEKIKKEITKVAIFKGDQLVSDKDESGETRVGLYGNATIYRGNLKMNAEKLISYGKNSSKIEARNQITVHDRENGLILSGNVLDYFENDQYIHLTDSGKIDFLDKKTEEVTSTMTAIEFERFMDKNETVIRGNVLIEGKDSFATGEYATYFEKEEKVFLEGNPILRKNGRDIHAGRIIFFPREGRALLTDGIDPGK; this is translated from the coding sequence ATGATTCGTAAACTTCTTGTTCTCCTATCTATTTGTATTACATTTTTTCCATATTATGGAAATGTAAAGCCTCCGCTTCTGGTGGGGAGCGAAACCGCAGACAGGAAATTCGTGAATGTTCCTCCGGAAAATCCGGAAAAAAAAGATGCAACTTCGAATTTCCCAACTTTTTGGGGTGGATCTTCTCTGACCCAAGAGGACAAGACCGTTTCCGGTTTGAAAGTTACGGTCTTTATCTTGGATGGAGGTGCTTGGATTCAACACAAAAAGGTGAGACTTTCTGCAAACCAAATAGAGATTTACGGTAAGGACGCATTCAAAGGATTTTTACGAGGTGGGGTGGTCGTTCAAGACGGTGACAATGGTGTGACTCTTCGCGCGGGGACGGGGGAATACGATAAGCTTGAAGAAAAGGTTACTATTAAAAATCGTCCCAGACTTTTCCACACGGATAAAAGTGGAGTTAGAACCGTTATTTCTGCAACATTCATCGAAAGAAATCTTGCTAATAAGACGACTCTCTTGAAGGAAAACGTAATTATCGCTCATCCACAAATTACCATTCTTTGTAAGCAAGCATTATTTGAAGAAGACTCAGATAAAATTACGACAGATCCGGACCCAATTCTCATTGCAAAAGATCGTTATCTCACTGGAAAACAACTCACGTTTTATACGAATATCAATAAAGTGGAGTTAGCTGGAGAAAGTATTCTCTTTCAGAATTATACAGAGAAAGAAGTCGTGGAGAATAAAGGTAAAAAAGATCCTCCAGATACGGAGGAAAAAATCAAAAAAGAAATTACAAAAGTTGCAATCTTTAAAGGAGATCAGCTTGTGAGCGACAAGGATGAAAGTGGAGAGACAAGAGTTGGTCTGTACGGAAACGCGACCATCTATCGCGGTAATTTGAAAATGAACGCAGAAAAGTTAATCAGTTATGGGAAAAATTCTTCTAAGATAGAAGCCAGAAATCAAATTACAGTTCATGATCGAGAAAACGGATTGATCCTCTCCGGGAATGTCCTTGACTACTTTGAAAACGACCAGTACATTCATTTGACCGATTCCGGAAAAATTGATTTTTTAGACAAAAAAACGGAAGAGGTCACGAGTACGATGACTGCGATCGAGTTTGAACGGTTTATGGATAAGAATGAAACCGTAATCCGGGGAAATGTTTTAATAGAGGGAAAGGATTCTTTCGCAACGGGAGAATACGCCACATATTTTGAAAAAGAGGAAAAAGTATTTCTTGAGGGAAATCCGATTCTAAGAAAAAACGGCAGAGACATTCATGCAGGAAGGATAATATTCTTTCCGAGAGAAGGCCGAGCCCTTTTGACCGACGGAATCGACCCTGGAAAGTGA
- the rpoN gene encoding RNA polymerase factor sigma-54 translates to MNLSQSLVQKQTQKLVMTQDLRQSIELLPLSTLELSDRISSELVENPMLEEEYASERNRTPDLYSRDDLKRKEKNDFLKNSDVTWQDHFSLDKAGSAGSDASDRNQKYIESSPERNSLSEHLLWQLRLSSLKPEEISIGEMLISMLDDHGFITIPISDLCKEMKLNEKKVRKILDQIQRLDPIGIGTKNVQETLLIQAQIVKPEDQKLHTLIRDHIKDLEKLDYKSISKKMEVSLETVESLASEIKKLEPYPATLYTSNKPDYVIPDVIVREVEGEFDIYINDEWIPRLKINKEYKNILKNAKESDREYITSKLGSAEWLIRSVNQRRQTLFKVTSAIIEMQTEFFQKGIQYIKPLTLKDIAEKLEMHESTISRITSNKYVQTSRGIMELKWFFSSGVRSSEGGIESSKKIHDLIRNLVKEEQSDHPLSDQEIVEAIGKQGIEIARRTVAKYRKILKILPSSQRKKVKSLESR, encoded by the coding sequence GTGAATCTTAGTCAGTCACTGGTTCAAAAACAAACTCAAAAATTGGTGATGACCCAAGACCTAAGACAGTCCATAGAACTTTTACCTTTATCCACTTTGGAACTTTCAGATCGAATCAGTTCTGAACTTGTGGAAAATCCGATGCTTGAGGAAGAATACGCTTCGGAAAGAAATAGAACCCCCGATCTGTATAGCAGAGACGATCTAAAGAGAAAAGAGAAGAACGACTTCCTTAAAAATTCGGACGTGACCTGGCAGGATCATTTTTCCTTGGACAAAGCAGGTAGTGCTGGCTCGGATGCTTCTGATCGAAATCAGAAGTATATTGAGTCTTCTCCTGAAAGAAATTCTTTGTCGGAGCACCTTCTTTGGCAACTCAGGCTTTCCAGTTTAAAGCCGGAAGAAATTTCCATCGGAGAAATGTTAATTTCCATGCTTGACGATCACGGATTTATCACGATTCCGATTTCGGATCTTTGTAAGGAAATGAAGCTGAATGAAAAAAAAGTACGTAAAATTTTGGATCAGATTCAGAGATTGGATCCGATCGGAATCGGAACTAAAAATGTCCAGGAAACCCTTCTTATTCAGGCACAGATCGTAAAACCGGAAGATCAAAAGCTTCATACTCTAATTCGAGATCATATCAAGGATCTAGAAAAACTGGATTATAAGTCGATTTCCAAAAAGATGGAAGTTTCTCTAGAAACCGTGGAGTCCCTTGCGTCCGAAATCAAAAAATTGGAACCCTATCCCGCGACCCTTTACACTTCAAACAAACCGGATTATGTAATTCCTGACGTGATTGTGAGGGAAGTGGAGGGAGAATTCGATATATACATCAACGATGAATGGATACCCCGCCTTAAAATCAATAAAGAATATAAGAATATTCTAAAAAATGCAAAGGAATCAGATAGAGAATACATCACGTCTAAACTCGGTTCAGCGGAATGGCTTATCCGTTCTGTAAATCAAAGAAGGCAAACCTTATTTAAGGTCACTTCCGCAATTATAGAAATGCAAACCGAGTTTTTTCAAAAAGGGATTCAGTATATAAAACCTCTGACTCTCAAGGACATCGCCGAAAAGTTGGAAATGCACGAGTCTACTATTTCCAGGATCACTTCCAACAAATACGTTCAAACTTCCAGAGGAATCATGGAATTAAAGTGGTTTTTTTCCTCCGGAGTTCGTTCTTCCGAAGGCGGAATTGAGTCTTCTAAAAAAATTCACGATCTCATTCGAAATCTCGTTAAAGAGGAACAATCTGATCATCCTTTGTCCGATCAGGAAATCGTGGAAGCGATCGGGAAACAAGGAATCGAAATCGCAAGAAGAACAGTTGCCAAGTACAGAAAGATATTAAAAATTCTTCCTTCCAGCCAAAGAAAAAAAGTCAAATCTCTGGAGTCCAGATAA
- the rfaE1 gene encoding D-glycero-beta-D-manno-heptose-7-phosphate kinase, translating to MYYLNRDRFLTSTACLKDLKIIVIGDFILDEYLIGEVNRISPEAPVPVIWVRKEKITLGGAGNVVKNLSSLGVKSIVLGRVGKDEKANSLSKLLMDENTDKNQNFLIESEGIPTILKTRVIAGHQQVCRIDKEELEPINQKEEDKLLNAFLERIDFADAVILSDYDKGTLTPRIIQEVTKICLDKKKIVAVDPQVSHFFLYQGVSILTPNHHEAGKAIGKKLENDSEILKAAREISEKLSCLSLMITRGEKGMSLYLSSQKEIYHIPTAAREVFDVTGAGDTVISAYTAYHAAGLNELDASVVANAAAGVVIAKLGAETVTPEELDFSLQSMGSFQK from the coding sequence TTGTACTATTTGAATAGAGATCGTTTTCTAACCTCAACGGCTTGTCTTAAAGATTTAAAAATCATCGTGATCGGAGATTTCATTTTGGATGAGTATCTCATTGGAGAAGTGAATCGGATTTCTCCGGAAGCTCCCGTTCCAGTCATTTGGGTTCGTAAAGAAAAAATCACTTTAGGTGGGGCCGGAAACGTAGTGAAAAATTTATCGAGTTTAGGTGTAAAGTCTATCGTTCTTGGAAGAGTCGGAAAGGATGAAAAAGCGAATAGTCTTTCTAAACTTCTCATGGATGAGAATACGGATAAAAATCAAAATTTTCTGATCGAATCCGAGGGGATACCGACGATTTTAAAAACAAGAGTGATTGCGGGACACCAACAAGTTTGTCGAATCGATAAGGAAGAGTTAGAACCCATAAATCAAAAAGAAGAAGACAAACTGCTCAACGCATTCTTGGAAAGAATCGATTTCGCAGACGCGGTAATTCTTTCCGATTACGATAAAGGAACCTTAACACCAAGAATCATCCAGGAAGTGACCAAAATTTGTTTAGATAAAAAAAAGATCGTGGCAGTGGATCCTCAGGTGAGTCATTTTTTTCTTTACCAAGGAGTGAGCATACTTACTCCGAATCATCACGAAGCGGGTAAAGCGATCGGAAAAAAACTGGAAAACGATTCCGAAATCTTAAAAGCCGCACGGGAAATTTCCGAAAAACTTTCCTGTCTTTCTTTAATGATCACAAGAGGAGAAAAGGGAATGAGTTTATATCTCTCTTCTCAAAAAGAAATTTATCATATTCCAACCGCAGCGAGAGAAGTCTTCGATGTAACTGGAGCGGGGGATACGGTCATCAGTGCTTATACAGCCTATCATGCAGCGGGTCTTAACGAGCTGGATGCAAGTGTGGTAGCAAACGCTGCAGCGGGAGTTGTAATTGCAAAATTAGGAGCTGAAACTGTAACTCCCGAGGAATTGGATTTTTCTTTGCAATCTATGGGAAGTTTTCAAAAGTAA
- the kdsA gene encoding 3-deoxy-8-phosphooctulonate synthase, which produces MRDNTCTKRDFLNGSKIGGDEPFFLIAGPCVMENRDLLDRVCAEMIEICEELKISYVFKSSFDKANRSSVNSYRGPGLAEGIQNLEYIKNKYNVPVLTDIHETHQIAPLKDVIDIYQIPAFLCRQTDLIAESAKTGRWVNVKKGQFLAPSDTRHIAVKMKESGNDKVLVTERGTSFGYGNLIFDARAIPIIHGFDIPLIFDATHSAQLPGAAGNSTGGQREFIPSILRSAVSLGIEGIFMEVHPDPQKALSDATTQYPLSQIKNLLKEMIGLDRYVKKEILVSRSES; this is translated from the coding sequence ATGAGAGACAATACCTGTACTAAAAGAGATTTTCTAAACGGAAGTAAGATCGGAGGGGACGAACCTTTCTTTCTGATCGCCGGTCCTTGCGTGATGGAGAATCGGGATTTATTGGATCGAGTCTGTGCGGAGATGATCGAAATCTGCGAAGAATTAAAAATTTCTTATGTTTTCAAAAGTAGTTTCGATAAGGCAAATCGTTCTTCTGTAAACTCTTATCGTGGACCTGGACTTGCGGAAGGTATTCAAAATTTAGAATATATTAAAAACAAATACAACGTTCCTGTTCTTACAGATATTCATGAAACGCATCAGATTGCTCCTTTAAAAGACGTGATCGATATCTATCAGATTCCCGCTTTTTTGTGCAGACAAACCGATCTTATAGCCGAGTCGGCTAAAACCGGAAGATGGGTGAACGTAAAAAAAGGGCAATTCCTCGCTCCTTCTGATACGAGGCATATTGCGGTAAAGATGAAGGAATCTGGGAACGACAAGGTGCTTGTAACCGAAAGAGGCACTTCTTTTGGTTACGGTAACTTGATCTTCGACGCAAGAGCGATTCCGATCATTCACGGATTCGACATTCCTCTCATATTCGATGCGACTCATTCCGCACAACTTCCTGGAGCGGCTGGAAATAGCACGGGTGGGCAAAGGGAATTTATTCCGAGTATTCTTCGCTCTGCGGTTTCTCTTGGAATCGAAGGAATTTTTATGGAAGTACATCCCGATCCTCAAAAGGCTCTTTCGGATGCGACGACTCAGTATCCTCTCTCTCAAATCAAAAATCTTTTAAAAGAAATGATCGGTTTAGATCGTTACGTCAAAAAAGAGATTCTCGTTTCCAGAAGCGAGTCGTAA
- the hprK gene encoding HPr(Ser) kinase/phosphatase, whose translation MSMPGINVSNLLNEHEELGLRLLAGEKGLTNRINMSEINRPGLSLTGFYESFAHDRIQIFGKGEWAYITSRIPEDLKNIAADFFSFHLNCIIFTHGNMPPPIFMENCEKLGIPLMISDVSTHKFITLISGILDRSLAPRTMRHGVLIEVFGIGILLSGKSGVGKSETALELIERGHRLVADDMVEIRRLSESYLIGTCSDLLRHHMEIRGLGILNIKDIFGIGSVRDHKLIELIIRLEEWAEDKDFDRTGLENPTEELLGVQIPLIRVPVRPGRNIPIIVETAAMNQRLRKLGKNAAQEFNQKLSNYLQQGKVERNPPEN comes from the coding sequence ATGTCAATGCCCGGAATTAACGTTTCCAATCTTCTCAATGAACACGAAGAGTTAGGTTTACGTTTGCTCGCGGGGGAAAAAGGACTTACCAATCGGATCAATATGTCCGAGATCAATCGGCCCGGACTTTCTCTTACCGGATTTTACGAAAGTTTTGCGCATGATCGGATCCAGATTTTTGGAAAGGGAGAGTGGGCCTACATCACTTCCAGAATTCCGGAAGATTTAAAAAACATAGCCGCGGATTTTTTCAGCTTTCATCTCAATTGTATCATCTTCACACACGGAAACATGCCTCCTCCCATTTTTATGGAAAACTGCGAAAAACTCGGAATTCCTTTGATGATCTCCGACGTTTCCACTCATAAATTCATCACTCTTATCTCCGGGATCTTAGATCGAAGTCTCGCGCCGAGAACCATGAGACACGGAGTTTTGATCGAAGTTTTCGGGATTGGAATTCTTCTTTCTGGAAAAAGCGGAGTAGGGAAAAGCGAAACCGCTCTTGAACTTATAGAAAGGGGACATCGGCTTGTTGCGGACGATATGGTTGAGATCAGAAGACTTTCGGAAAGTTATCTCATTGGAACCTGTTCTGATCTTCTGAGACATCATATGGAAATTCGTGGATTAGGGATTTTGAATATTAAAGATATCTTCGGGATCGGTTCCGTAAGGGATCATAAACTTATAGAACTTATTATCCGTTTGGAGGAATGGGCCGAAGACAAGGATTTCGACAGAACGGGACTTGAAAATCCCACAGAAGAACTTTTGGGCGTTCAGATTCCTCTCATTCGAGTTCCGGTCAGGCCGGGAAGAAATATTCCGATCATTGTAGAAACCGCCGCCATGAACCAACGTCTACGTAAACTGGGTAAAAATGCGGCGCAAGAATTTAATCAAAAGCTAAGTAATTATTTACAGCAGGGTAAAGTTGAAAGAAATCCTCCTGAAAATTAA
- the rfaE2 gene encoding D-glycero-beta-D-manno-heptose 1-phosphate adenylyltransferase, with amino-acid sequence MDLKIRIVPWENVTIFANRIRENQSIVFTNGCFDLLHRGHITYLSQARELGDFLWIGLNADSSVKRLKGEQRPVVPEDDRAILLSNLRFVDAVTIFSQDTPLELIRLIKPSIHVKGGDYKVEDLPETSIVREFGGKVEILPFVPGKSTSLLIEKILKL; translated from the coding sequence ATGGACTTGAAGATTCGTATCGTTCCTTGGGAAAACGTGACAATTTTTGCGAACCGAATTCGAGAGAATCAAAGCATTGTTTTCACTAACGGATGTTTTGATTTGCTCCACAGAGGTCACATTACGTATCTTTCCCAGGCTCGAGAACTCGGGGATTTTCTCTGGATAGGGCTTAATGCGGATTCTTCCGTAAAACGTCTGAAAGGAGAACAAAGACCAGTGGTCCCTGAAGACGATCGAGCGATTCTTCTTTCCAATCTAAGATTTGTGGACGCAGTCACCATTTTTTCCCAGGATACGCCGCTCGAACTGATTCGTTTGATCAAACCCTCGATTCACGTAAAAGGGGGTGATTATAAGGTGGAAGATTTGCCTGAAACGTCAATCGTTCGCGAATTCGGTGGAAAAGTTGAAATATTACCTTTCGTACCTGGAAAATCCACTTCGCTTCTGATCGAGAAAATCCTGAAACTCTAA